Genomic segment of Candidatus Binataceae bacterium:
TCCTGCCACAGCCCGTCGCTTAAATCGATCGCGGCGGGCGCGGGTTTGATCCGGGCCAGGCGCAATCCGGCCGCGATACGCGCGGCAGGCTGCAGAAAGCGATCGACCAGGAACTTGCGCGCGGCGCCGCGCGCGCGAAGGCGCCCCGACAGGATACGCAGTCCAGCCGCCGCGTCGCCCAACGTGCCGGTTACGTAGATCGCGTCGCCCGGACGCGCGGCGTCGCGCCTGAGCGCACCGCCGGGAACCTCGCCGAGCAGTGCGATCGTGACGGTCAGCTCTTTCGCGCGGGTGACGTTGCCGCCAACCACCTCGACCTGGGCTCGACGCGCGGCGCTGCCCAGCCCCGCGTACAGCCGCTCGAAAAATCGCACGCCGAGCCCCTCGCGCACCGCGAGATTGACCACGCATGCGGTCGGCTTTCCGCCCATCGCCGCGATATCGCTGAGGTTGACCGTCAGCGCCCGCGCGCCGAGCGCTTCAGGAGTGGTCCACGCGACCCTGAAGTGCACATCCTCGACCAGCGAATCGATGGTGAAGAGCTGGCGCGTGCGAACCGGGGGCAGGATCGCACAATCGTCGCCGGGACCGAGGATTGCGCGGCGGCTCGGGCCGAGATGCCCAAGCAGCCGCTGGATTAATTGGAACTCTCCGGGCGTTCTGCTCACAGGGTTCGCCAGGCGGCGAAAGGCGTGACGCGCAGCCTCAGTGGCGATGGCCATGCGCCGCTGCACGCGGCGAAGTTCCAGACTTGGCGGTCACGAAGTCACG
This window contains:
- the thiL gene encoding thiamine-phosphate kinase — translated: MSRTPGEFQLIQRLLGHLGPSRRAILGPGDDCAILPPVRTRQLFTIDSLVEDVHFRVAWTTPEALGARALTVNLSDIAAMGGKPTACVVNLAVREGLGVRFFERLYAGLGSAARRAQVEVVGGNVTRAKELTVTIALLGEVPGGALRRDAARPGDAIYVTGTLGDAAAGLRILSGRLRARGAARKFLVDRFLQPAARIAAGLRLARIKPAPAAIDLSDGLWQDLGHLLERSRVGAEIDAAALPLSQAYRAVLGGDPTLALGGGEDYELLFCLREPRAAAALTRSLGVCVSRIGRVTTSGEAVLVNAGRVAVRGGAPALAGWDQLRSLPDG